A single window of Lacerta agilis isolate rLacAgi1 chromosome 12, rLacAgi1.pri, whole genome shotgun sequence DNA harbors:
- the C12H7orf25 gene encoding UPF0415 protein C7orf25 homolog, giving the protein MSVHALLCERIAIAEELIKRAEALSRFREGGIEGRSKLCSKLKAELKFLRKVEAGKVAIKESHLQSTNLTHLQAIIESAENLEEVVSVVHVFTYEDQFGEKQSLVVDVVANGGHTWVKAIGRKAEALHNIWLGRGQYGDKSITEQAEDFLRASGQQPVQYSNPHVVFAFYNGVSCPMAQRLQKMGISVRGDIVAVNALMECASEDLPLSSGESDEGGEGLQVTKVDRGNLIASVAFPTEIRVDVCNRVNLDITTLITYVSALSYGGCYFIFKEKVLSEQAVQERKESVLPLLEGFMKGKELFACESAVKDFQVILETLGGAGEKSRALLLLERINVVPDQPSERALRLVPSSKINSRSLAIFGTGDALKAITMTANSGFVRAAANQGVRFSVFVHQPRALTESKESSATPLPKHSVGS; this is encoded by the coding sequence ATGTCTGTACATGCCTTGCTGTGCGAGAGGATTGCTATTGCAGAGGAGCTCATCAAGAGGGCAGAAGCCCTTTCTAGATTCCGTGAAGGTGGCATAGAAGGCAGATCAAAACTCTGCAGCAAGCTAAAGGCCGAGTTAAAGTTCTTGCGCAAGGTGGAGGCTGGCAAGGTTGCCATCAAAGAGTCTCACCTGCAGAGTACCAATCTCACTCACCTGCAGGCCATCATTGAGTCAGCTGAAAACTTGGAGGAGGTTGTCAGTGTTGTCCATGTCTTCACATATGAGGACCAATTCGGGGAGAAACAAAGCTTGGTGGTGGACGTCGTTGCAAATGGTGGCCACACCTGGGTGAAAGCCATAGGTCGAAAGGCTGAAGCCCTGCACAACATTTGGCTGGGCAGGGGCCAGTACGGTGACAAAAGCATCACTGAGCAGGCAGAGGATTTCCTGCGAGCAAGTGGCCAGCAACCCGTGCAGTACAGTAACCCGCACGTTGTCTTCGCTTTCTACAACGGTGTGTCCTGCCCAATGGCACAGAGGCTGCAAAAGATGGGCATATCGGTGCGGGGAGACATTGTTGCTGTGAATGCATTGATGGAGTGTGCTAGCGAAGACCTCCCCTTGAGCTCTGGCGAATCTGATGAAGGAGGGGAGGGCCTTCAGGTGACCAAAGTAGACCGGGGCAACTTAATAGCTAGTGTTGCTTTTCCTACAGAGATCCGAGTAGACGTGTGCAACAGGGTTAACTTGGATATTACTACTCTGATCACATACGTCTCTGCCCTGAGCTACGGAGGCTGTTACTTCATCTTCAAGGAGAAAGTCTTATCGGAGCAGGCAGTGCAGGAGAGGAAAGAGAGTGTTCTCCCACTCCTGGAGGGTTTCATGAAGGGCAAGGAGCTGTTTGCTTGTGAATCTGCAGTCAAAGACTTTCAAGTCATTTTAGAGACTTTGGGAGGGGCAGGTGAGAAAAGTCGAGCCTTGTTACTCCTGGAGAGAATCAACGTGGTGCCAGACCAGCCCTCTGAGCGTGCCTTAAGACTAGTGCCTAGCTCCAAAATCAATAGCCGTTCTCTGGCCATCTTTGGCACAGGAGATGCTTTAAAGGCCATCACCATGACTGCAAACAGTGGCTTTGTGAGGGCAGCAGCTAACCAGGGCGTTCGATTTAGTGTGTTTGTTCATCAGCCGAGGGCGCTGACAGAAAGCAAAGAATCTTCTGCCACACCTTTACCAAAGCATTCAGTTGGGTCCTAA